One window from the genome of Papaver somniferum cultivar HN1 unplaced genomic scaffold, ASM357369v1 unplaced-scaffold_84, whole genome shotgun sequence encodes:
- the LOC113345964 gene encoding wall-associated receptor kinase 2-like — protein MGCISVCNTTEDTTDGSCTGIGCCEASIPTGLMRYSASVSIIDKELKNFSFNPCSYAFLIEENSFSFSSSYLKDFKNKGSGTVPAVVGWTIGYDSCDEAKKNPTSYVCGLNTVCIQGTTAPGYRCNCTQGYEGNPYLKSLTGGGCQDIDECKTDNQCTGPDTICTNTNGSYYCSCSQGYRSIFKNNGTFEYCLPLDQSKFYKIVIGACLSFSLLLVTCFWLYWAYRKRKHMKLKEELYKKNGGLFLDRLLKEREDDIESSTACGGDKKRRSIVTIYSEKELSKASNNYHESQILGQGGFGTVYKGSLSDGEVVAIKKTKVADTKQNEQFINELVVLSQINHRNVVQLLGCCLESNIPLLVYEFVTNGTLFEHLHECDNRDGSTIILWENRLRIAAEVAGSLAYLHAEAVIPIIHRDVKSSNILLDKDYKAKVADFGASRLIPTDQTQLSTLVQGTLGYLDPEYFQSGLLTEKSDVYSFGVLLAELLTGNKAVFSPGRLDQDRNLSSYFLTSVKAGRLFAILDSKLVQNDNEQISSVHGHQQIQQMAELAQKCLRMKTEKRPTMKEVAMVLHGLMRMTSAYGALDDEDIADNNSKEDAMVLLKSSESLCYTDSITTIGDSSRGILALETEGR, from the exons ATGGGGTGCATTTCAGTCTGTAATACTACAGAAGATACCACTGATGGGTCTTGCACTGGTATCGGTTGTTGTGAGGCCTCCATCCCAACCGGACTAATGAGATATTCAGCATCAGTTAGCATCATAGACAAAGAACTTAAGAATTTTTCTTTCAATCCATGTAGTTATGCTTTTTTAATTGAGGAAAATTCGTTCAGCTTCTCTTCGTCCTATCTCAAGGATTTCAAAAACAAAGGATCTGGAACTGTTCCGGCGGTGGTTGGTTGGACTATTGGTTACGATTCCTGCGATGAAGCCAAAAAAAACCCGACCAGCTATGTCTGTGGACTTAACACTGTCTGTATACAAGGCACTACTGCTCCAGGTTATCGTTGTAACTGTACACAGGGTTACGAAGGGAATCCTTATCTCAAAAGTTTAACTGGTGGTGGTTGCCAAG ATATCGACGAATGCAAGACTGACAATCAATGTACAGGACCAGATACAATCTGCACAAATACGAATGGGAGCTACTACTGCTCTTGCAGTCAAGGGTATCGTTCTATATTCAAAAATAATGGCACCTTTGAATATTGCCTTCCCCTTGATCAGAGTAAATTTTACAAGATTGTTATCG GTGCCTGCCTAAGCTTTTCTCTTCTACTTGTGACTTGCTTCTGGTTGTACTGGGCGTATAGGAAAAGAAAACACATGAAATTGAAGGAGGAGCTCTATAAAAAGAATGGTGGTTTGTTTTTGGATCGACTCCTTAAGGAACGTGAAGATGATATCGAGAGTAGTACAGCTTGCGGTGGAGATAAAAAGAGGCGATCAATTGTGACAATATACAGCGAGAAAGAGCTAAGCAAGGCGTCTAACAACTACCACGAAAGTCAAATTCTTGGACAAGGAGGGTTTGGCACGGTCTATAAAGGAAGTTTATCAGATGGTGAAGTGGTTGCAATTAAGAAGACTAAAGTAGCAGATACAAAACAGAACGAGCAATTCATAAATGAACTTGTTGTTCTATCCCAAATCAATCACAGAAATGTGGTTCAGCTCTTGGGTTGTTGTCTGGAGAGCAACATTCCTTTGTTAGTTTATGAATTTGTTACAAATGGGACTCTTTTTGAACATTTACATGAATGTGATAACCGAGATGGGTCTACTATTATTTTATGGGAAAATCGTTTAAGGATAGCCGCGGAAGTCGCAGGATCGTTAGCGTACTTGCATGCTGAAGCTGTTATACCCATAATTCATAGAGACGTTAAATCCAGCAACATACTTCTAGACAAGGATTACAAAGCAAAAGTTGCGGATTTCGGTGCTTCAAGGCTAATTCCGACGGATCAAACTCAGTTAAGCACACTTGTTCAAGGAACTTTAGGGTATTTAGATCCCGAATACTTTCAATCAGGGCTATTGACGGAGAAAAGTGATGTGTACAGCTTTGGCGTTCTTCTTGCGGAATTATTAACAGGTAATAAAGCAGTATTTTCTCCGGGGAGACTCGACCAAGATAGAAATCTGTCAAGTTATTTCCTTACTTCAGTAAAAGCCGGCAGGTTGTTTGCTATTCTCGACAGTAAATTGGTACAAAATGATAATGAGCAGATCAGCAGTGTACATGGGCATCAACAGATCCAACAAATGGCTGAACTAGCACAAAAATGTTTAAGAATGAAGACGGAAAAGAGACCTACAATGAAAGAAGTAGCAATGGTGCTACATGGATTGATGAGGATGACTTCTGCTTACGGCGCCTTGGACGATGAGGATATAGCAGACAATAATAGCAAAGAAGATGCCATGGTTTTGTTAAAATCGTCGGAATCGTTGTGTTACACGGATAGCATAACAACAATTGGTGATAGCAGCAGAGGAATATTGGCATTAGAAACTGAGGGACGTTAA